From the genome of Argentina anserina chromosome 4, drPotAnse1.1, whole genome shotgun sequence, one region includes:
- the LOC126789986 gene encoding uncharacterized protein LOC126789986 translates to MQLPNSDEPAPVNPQTPPDPPKPSDSNSAVVDDDDDDDGTPPADEDSSSAALDVSGKSLDFSIGESSSGDGDGVGALYLYKNVYNLLPRSVGRLKRLRTLKFFGNEINLFSSSEFGNLVGLECLQLRLSSPAFDGLPLHKFRGLKELELSKVPSRSKAIPILSEIARLNCLTKLSVCYFSIRYLPPEIGCLSNLEYLDLSFNKMKSLPAEISNLTALVSLKIANNKLSDLPMALSSLKMLENLDLSHNRLTSLGSLDLRLMRTLQNLNLQHNKLPMYFQIPSWICCNLEGNGKDMSNDDFSSTSVEMDVYETTIQKNDENHFHTGFHDSSLSIAAPSSNSRCFTTRRSAGRWKRQFLQRRARQERLNNSRKSKGVDHPKLHMKDDEALKSGIIDAAFESYRESALDIINFDDDDDDKSLLTGEDEGVNVSHAAHHDMCSKKEELCERSCSCLTLDSTLVDNGEKKDCYESDASSCNQDVTGEHDDVSYSGKSKSSSKFKRPRDGDLDNKILQDPKRWKCGDCSSSLSCRNMSCKYSNMSFCGAEDHIPDGFYDAGRDRPFMPLESYEQIFHLDSREVILVDRLRDKELDGILFSARDMVSRLKQLNGLNTDRDRDDELQVALYLALFVSDHFGGTDKAALIERRRRAGGGSISRKPFVCTCSVRNSESVSLNPKQSLETVEDIAFSDICEKSLRFTKAKHKSVVVPIGTLQFGVCRHRALLLKYLCDRMDPPVPCELVRGYLDFMPHAWNVILVKKKDSTKRDDSRIRMVVDACRPHDVREETDPEYYCRYIPLSRSKVSSPGSIPADVCSFPVSSSDKTQTGSGNSLIRCKYGSADAAAKMRTLEVYGTSVDDIRDFEYSCLGEVRILGALRHPCIVEMYGHSISSKWTPMDGSYGQRILQSVIYMEYIKGGSLKGYIEKLSKAGEKHVPVELALSIARNVACALVELHSKHIIHRDIKSANILIDIDRKTADGTPVVKLCDFDRAVPLSSYLHTCCIAHIGIPPPDVCVGTPRWMAPEVLRAMHKQNIYGLEVDIWSFGCLLYEMLTLQIPYLGLSEAEIHDCISIGKRPKLTDELEAFQPLKNPARAQSAEETDQTDTDLDGLRFLVDLFSQCTVDNPESRPTADSLYKSLLERSTKLTSSRS, encoded by the exons ATGCAACTCCCCAATTCTGACGAACCCGCCCCCGTAAACCCCCAAACCCCTCCAGACCCGCCAAAGCCCTCCGACTCCAATTCCGCCGTcgtcgacgacgacgacgacgacgacggcaCTCCTCCCGCCGACGAGGATTCTTCGTCGGCGGCTCTCGACGTCTCCGGCAAAAGCTTGGATTTTTCGATCGGGGAGAGCTCCTCCGGCGACGGCGACGGCGTCGGGGCTCTGTATCTGTACAAGAATGTGTATAATTTATTGCCGAGGTCGGTGGGGAGGTTGAAGCGGCTGAGGACGTTGAAGTTTTTCGGAAATGAGATCAATTTGTTTTCGTCGTCGGAGTTTGGGAACTTGGTGGGGTTGGAGTGCTTGCAGCTGCGGCTTTCGTCGCCGGCGTTTGATGGTTTGCCGTTGCATAAGTTTAGAGGGTTGAAGGAGCTGGAGCTTTCGAAGGTGCCGTCGAGGTCCAAGGCTATTCCGATTTTGAGTGAGATTGCTAGGCTCAATTGTCTCACCAAGCTCTCTGTTTGTTACTTTTCGATAAG ATACCTTCCTCCTGAAATTGGCTGCTTAAGCAATTTGGAATACCTAGATCTTTCATTCAATAAGATGAAGAGTTTGCCAGCTGAAATTAGTAATTTAACTGCCTTGGTATCGTTAAAAATTGCCAATAATAAATTATCAGACCTACCTATGGCTTTGTCCTCGTTGAAAATGTTGGAGAACTTGGACCTGTCGCACAACAGGTTGACATCATTGGGCTCCCTTGATCTTAGATTGATGCGTACCCTCCAGAATTTAAATCTTCAG CACAACAAGCTTCCCATGTACTTTCAAATTCCTTCATGGATATGCTGCAACTTGGAAGGTAATGGAAAAGATATGTCCAACGATGATTTTAGTAGCACCTCTGTTGAAATGGATGTATACGAAACCACCATTCAGAAGAATGATGAGAATCATTTTCACACAG GCTTTCATGATAGCTCATTGAGTATAGCTGCACCTTCATCTAACAGTAGGTGTTTCACAACTCGGAGATCAGCTGGCCGGTGGAAGCGACAGTTCTTGCAGAGGAGAGCTCGTCAAGAACGTTTGAATAACAGCAGAAAATCAAAAGGTGTAGATCATCCTAAGCTGCACATGAAGGATGATGAAGCATTGAAATCAGGCATTATAGATGCTGCTTTTGAATCATATCGTGAAAGTGCACTGGACATTAtaaattttgatgatgatgatgatgataaaaGTTTACTAACTGGAGAAGATGAAGGTGTAAACGTCTCCCATGCTGCACACCATGACATGTGCTCGAAGAAGGAGGAGCTTTGTGAAAGAAGTTGCTCATGTCTCACGCTTGACTCTACTCTAGTAGATAATGGTGAGAAAAAAGATTGTTATGAAAGTGATGCATCGTCTTGTAATCAAGATGTTACTGGTGAGCATGATGATGTGTCATATTCAGGAAAATCCAAAAGTAGCTCCAAGTTTAAGAGGCCCCGAGATGGGGATCTTGATAATAAGATTCTTCAGGATCCAAAACGTTGGAAGTGTGGAGATTGTAGTTCAAGCCTATCTTGCAGAAACATGTCTTGCAAGTACAGTAATATGTCATTTTGCGGTGCTGAAGACCATATTCCAGATGGCTTTTACGATGCAGGACGTGACAGGCCCTTCATGCCACTAGAGAGTTATGAGCAAATCTTCCATCTTGACTCCCGTGAAGTTATTCTTGTGGACAG GCTAAGGGATAAAGAGTTGGATGGAATATTATTCTCTGCCCGAGATATGGTGTCTCGATTGAAGCAGTTAAATGGTTTGAATACAGATAGAGATCGGGATGATGAGCTACAGGTTGCATTGTATCTTGCTCTATTTGTATCAGATCATTTTGGAGGAACTGATAAGGCTGCTCTTATTGAAAGGAGGAGAAGAGCTGGTGGCGGTTCAATATCCAGGAAGCCTTTTGTATGCACTTGCTCAGTTAGGAACTCTGAATCTGTTAGTCTGAACCCCAAACAATCTTTGGAGACTGTTGAAGATATTGCCTTTTCTGATATCTGTGAGAAATCTCTTCGTTTTACCAAGGCCAAACACAAATCTGTTGTAGTTCCTATAGGGACCTTGCAGTTTGGTGTTTGTAGGCATAGAGCATTGCTACTGAAG TACCTATGTGATAGGATGGACCCTCCAGTCCCTTGTGAGCTTGTCAGAGGATACCTGGATTTCATGCCACATGCTTGGAATGTTATATTAGTCAAGAAAAAGGACTCAACCAAGAGAGATGACTCACGAATTCGTATGGTTGTTGATGCATGCCGTCCACATGATGTTAGAGAGGAGACTGATCCTGAATATTATTGCAG GTATATTCCACTCAGTCGAAGCAAAGTATCTTCCCCTGGAAGCATCCCCGCCGATGTTTGTTCATTTCCTGTGTCCTCTTCGGATAAAACTCAAACCGGATCTGGTAATTCTCTCATTCGATGTAAATACGGATCGGCTGACGCAGCAGCAAAG ATGCGTACTCTGGAGGTATATGGGACTTCAGTGGATGATATTAGGGACTTCGAGTACAGCTGCTTAGGTGAAGTTAGAATTTTAGGTGCTTTGCGACACCCCTGCATAGTAGAGATGTATGGACACAGTATATCTTCCAAGTGGACTCCTATGGATGGTAGTTATGGGCAGCGTATATTGCAATCTGTAATttatatggagtacataaaagGGGGCTCCTTAAAG GGTTATATAGAAAAGCTATCTAAAGCAGGTGAGAAGCACGTCCCAGTGGAGTTGGCTTTGAGCATTGCTAGAAATGTTGCATGTGCGCTTGTGGAGTTGCACTCAAAACATATTATTCATCGTGACATAAAAAGCGCAAACATTTTGATTGATATCGATAGGAAGACAGCTGATGGAACACCCGTTGTGAAGCTCTGTGATTTTGATAGGGCAGTTCCTCTAAGCTCATACTTGCATACATGCTGCATTGCCCATATTGGGATACCTCCTCCTGATGTTTGTGTTGGAACACCTCGCTGGATGGCTCCAGAGGTTCTGCGGGCCATGcataaacaaaatatatatggacTG GAAGTTGATATCTGGTCGTTTGGATGCCTTCTTTATGAAATGTTGACTTTGCAGATTCCTTATTTGGGATTGTCTGAAGCAGAGATTCATGACTGCATATCG ATTGGAAAACGACCCAAGTTGACAGATGAGTTGGAGGCTTTCCAGCCGTTGAAGAACCCTGCAAGGGCTCAATCTGCTGAAGAGACTGATCAAACAGATACCGACTTAGACGGACTAAGATTTCTTGTTGACTTGTTCAGCCAATGCACTGTGGATAATCCGGAGAGTCGTCCAACGGCTGACAGCCTCTACAAATCGTTGCTTGAACGCAGCACCAAGCTTACAAGTTCAAGAAGTTAA